One Betta splendens chromosome 16, fBetSpl5.4, whole genome shotgun sequence genomic window carries:
- the LOC114842426 gene encoding H-2 class II histocompatibility antigen, E-S beta chain-like isoform X1 → MFSVRWIPVLPDNMSHVVSSFTLLLVLVFTTEGALYGHYVARCQFSSNGGNDPVYLEEYAFNKVLLMQYNSTLGIVTGYTQEAIEEADTLNKDTKFMPFQLWKTYLCRSKAMEVYHGLFNPVEPYIKVNKSSKHPGVLICSVYNFYPKQINVTWLSDGKEITSGVTSTDEKSNGNWLYQIHSHLEYKPRDGEKITCMVEHASFKQPKLVDWDPIPDPWTYENTCMLAVGITGFLLGALLSVAGIIYYQYKQSRVHSQSRDGSRPAPSDRPDDPVVQKSSMLLSVPEAS, encoded by the exons GCTTTACTCTTCTGCTGGTTTTGGTTTTTACAACAGAAG GAGCTCTGTACGGTCATTATGTGGCTCGCTGCCAGTTTAGTTCCAATGGTGGTAATGATCCTGTGTATCTGGAGGAGTACGCCTTTAACAAAGTGTTGCTGATGCAGTACAACAGCACTCTGGGTATAGTGACTGGGTACACACAGGAGGCAATAGAAGAAGCAGATACTCTGAACAAAGATACAAAATTTATGCCTTTTCAGCTATGGAAAACATACCTTTGCAGGAGCAAAGCCATGGAGGTTTATCACGGTCTTTTCAATCCAG TTGAGCCCTACATTAAAGTGAACAAGAGCAGCAAACATCCAGGCGTTCTCATTTGCAGCGTGTACAACTTTTATCCCAAGCAAATCAACGTAACATGGTTGAGTGATGGAAAGGAGATAACATCTGGTGTGACCTCTACTGATGAGAAGTCCAATGGGAATTGGCTTTACCAGATTCACTCACATCTGGAGTATAAAcccagagatggagagaagatCACCTGCATGGTGGAGCACGCCAGCTTCAAGCAGCCCAAGCTTGTTGACTGGG ATCCTATACCGGACCCATGGACGTACGAGAATACATGTATGCTCGCTGTTGGGATAACAGGGTTCCTGCTGGGTGCGCTGCTTTCAGTTGCCGGGATAATTTACTATCAATATAAACAATCAAGAG TTCATTCTCAGTCCCGTGATGGTTCCAGACCTGCTCCTTCAGACAGACCAGACGACCCAGTAGTCCAAAAGTCTTCAATGCTTCTCTCAGTACCAGAAGCATCCTGA
- the LOC114842426 gene encoding H-2 class II histocompatibility antigen, A-U alpha chain-like isoform X2, whose amino-acid sequence MLSVDLMTNSSDMTHTLRHSAVIILLLNNFYFSAQIPHEIDYLVGCFVNGTTEVHFEFDAEEMLYVDFSTNELIYTIPTFINPDPSHIVSGISFLSDGLINEGLCLSITKRAAIKLKNPPEERTPPEITIYPSEEVQTEVENNLICFVNNFYPPSINISWTKNGHPVSEGVSVSRYYTQKDQTFYQFSFLTFTPSEGDIYSCTVEHSALETPKTKIWEPNVAVNDEGPAPKIVCGVGVVVFFLGFGAGVFFFVKAQNCQ is encoded by the exons ATGCTCAGTGTTGATTTGATGACTAACAGCTcagacatgacacacacactcagacactccGCTGTTATAATCCTGCTCCTCAACAACTTCTATTTCTCCGCACAAA ttccCCATGAAATCGATTATCTTGTGGGCTGCTTTGTGAATGGCACAACTGAGGTACACTTTGAATTTGATGCTGAGGAGATGTTATATGTAGATTTCTCTACAAATGAATTGATATACACTATCCCAACCTTTATTAATCCTGATCCAAGTCATATTGTGTCTGGTATAAGTTTTTTAAGCGATGGTCTGATTAATGAAGGCTTGTGCTTATCAATAACAAAAAGGGCAGCAATTAAACTGAAGAATCCACCAGAAGAGCGAA CCCCTCCTGAGATTACGATCTATCCGTCTGAAGAAGTTCAGACAGAGGTTGAAAACAATCTCATCTGCTTTGTGAATAATTTCTACCCTCCTTCTATTAACATCAGCTGGACTAAAAACGGTCACCCAGTGTCTGAGGGGGTGTCAGTCAGTAGATATTATACCCAAAAGGATCAGACCTTTTACCAGTTCTCATTTCTGACGTTCACACCGAGTGAAGGGGACATTTACAGCTGCACCGTGGAGCACTCAGCCCTGGAGACGCCTAAAACAAAGATCTGGG AACCTAATGTAGCTGTGAATGATGAAGGTCCAGCACCAAAAATTGTCTGTGGAGTGGGAGTGGTGGTATTCTTCCTGGGATTTGGAGCTGGAGTATTTTTCTTTGTAAAGGCGCAGAATTGCCAATGA
- the LOC114842438 gene encoding DLA class II histocompatibility antigen, DR-1 beta chain-like isoform X1 codes for MSRAKEAYHGLFNPVEPHSIKVNKSSKHPGVLICSVYNFYPKQINVTWLSDGKEITSGVTSTDEKSNGNWLYQIHSHLEYKPRDGEKITCMVEHASFKQPKLVDWDPIPDPWTYENTCMLAVGITGFLLGALLSVAGIIYYQYKQSRVHSQSSDGSRPAPSDRPEDPVVQESSTLLSLPEAS; via the exons ATGAGCAGAGCCAAGGAGGCTTATCACGGTCTTTTCAATCCAG TTGAGCCCCACTCAATTAAAGTGAACAAGAGCAGCAAACATCCAGGCGTTCTCATTTGCAGCGTGTACAACTTTTATCCCAAGCAAATCAACGTAACATGGTTGAGTGATGGAAAGGAGATAACATCTGGTGTGACCTCTACTGATGAAAAGTCCAATGGGAACTGGCTTTACCAGATTCACTCACATCTGGAGTATAAAcccagagatggagagaagatCACCTGCATGGTGGAGCACGCCAGCTTCAAGCAGCCCAAGCTTGTTGACTGGG ATCCTATACCGGACCCATGGACGTACGAGAATACATGTATGCTCGCTGTTGGGATAACAGGGTTCCTGCTGGGTGCGCTGCTTTCAGTTGCCGGGATAATTTACTATCAATATAAACAATCAAGAG tTCATTCTCAGTCCAGTGATGGTTCCAGACCTGCTCCTTcagacagaccagaggacccagtaGTCCAAGAGTCTTCAACGCTTCTCTCATTACCAGAAGCATCCTGA
- the LOC114842438 gene encoding H-2 class II histocompatibility antigen, A-U alpha chain-like isoform X2, whose amino-acid sequence MLNSSDMTHTLRHSAVIILLLNNFCSSAQNAALEGENPPEERTPPEITIYPSGEVQPGAELICFVNNFYPPFINVSWTKNDHPVSLSRYYPNQDQTFYQFSFLTFTPSKGGIYSCTLEHSALETPKTRIWEPDVAVNDPGPGPVIVCGVGVAVVFLGLAAGVFFL is encoded by the exons ATGCTCAACAGCTcagacatgacacacacactcagacactccGCTGTTATAATCCTGCTGCTCAACAACTTCTGTTCCTCTGCACAAA ATGCAGCACTAGAAGGGGAGAATCCACCAGAAGAACGAA CCCCTCCTGAGATTACGATCTATCCGTCTGGAGAAGTTCAGCCGGGAGCTGAGCTCATCTGCTTTGTGAATAATTTCTATCCTCCTTTTATCAACGTCAGCTGGACCAAAAATGATCACCCAGTGTCACTCAGTAGATATTATCCCAATCAGGATCAGACCTTTTACCAGTTCTCATTTCTGACGTTCACACCGAGCAAAGGAGGCATTTACAGCTGCACTTTGGAGCACTCTGCCCTGGAGACGCCTAAAACCAGGATTTGGG AACCTGATGTAGCTGTGAATGATCCAGGTCCAGGACCAGTTATTGTCTGTGGAGTGGGTGTGGCTGTAGTCTTCCTGGGATTGGCAGCTGGAGTATTTTTTTTGTGA
- the LOC114842438 gene encoding H-2 class II histocompatibility antigen, A-R alpha chain-like isoform X4, which produces MLNSSDMTHTLRHSAVIILLLNNFCSSAQTPPEITIYPSGEVQPGAELICFVNNFYPPFINVSWTKNDHPVSLSRYYPNQDQTFYQFSFLTFTPSKGGIYSCTLEHSALETPKTRIWEPDVAVNDPGPGPVIVCGVGVAVVFLGLAAGVFFL; this is translated from the exons ATGCTCAACAGCTcagacatgacacacacactcagacactccGCTGTTATAATCCTGCTGCTCAACAACTTCTGTTCCTCTGCACAAA CCCCTCCTGAGATTACGATCTATCCGTCTGGAGAAGTTCAGCCGGGAGCTGAGCTCATCTGCTTTGTGAATAATTTCTATCCTCCTTTTATCAACGTCAGCTGGACCAAAAATGATCACCCAGTGTCACTCAGTAGATATTATCCCAATCAGGATCAGACCTTTTACCAGTTCTCATTTCTGACGTTCACACCGAGCAAAGGAGGCATTTACAGCTGCACTTTGGAGCACTCTGCCCTGGAGACGCCTAAAACCAGGATTTGGG AACCTGATGTAGCTGTGAATGATCCAGGTCCAGGACCAGTTATTGTCTGTGGAGTGGGTGTGGCTGTAGTCTTCCTGGGATTGGCAGCTGGAGTATTTTTTTTGTGA
- the LOC114842438 gene encoding H-2 class II histocompatibility antigen, A-U alpha chain-like isoform X3, whose amino-acid sequence MSLFSDALLNEGLCLSITKDAALEGENPPEERTPPEITIYPSGEVQPGAELICFVNNFYPPFINVSWTKNDHPVSLSRYYPNQDQTFYQFSFLTFTPSKGGIYSCTLEHSALETPKTRIWEPDVAVNDPGPGPVIVCGVGVAVVFLGLAAGVFFL is encoded by the exons ATGAGTCTTTTTAGCGATGCTCTGTTAAATGAAGGTTTGTGCTTATCAATAACAAAAGATGCAGCACTAGAAGGGGAGAATCCACCAGAAGAACGAA CCCCTCCTGAGATTACGATCTATCCGTCTGGAGAAGTTCAGCCGGGAGCTGAGCTCATCTGCTTTGTGAATAATTTCTATCCTCCTTTTATCAACGTCAGCTGGACCAAAAATGATCACCCAGTGTCACTCAGTAGATATTATCCCAATCAGGATCAGACCTTTTACCAGTTCTCATTTCTGACGTTCACACCGAGCAAAGGAGGCATTTACAGCTGCACTTTGGAGCACTCTGCCCTGGAGACGCCTAAAACCAGGATTTGGG AACCTGATGTAGCTGTGAATGATCCAGGTCCAGGACCAGTTATTGTCTGTGGAGTGGGTGTGGCTGTAGTCTTCCTGGGATTGGCAGCTGGAGTATTTTTTTTGTGA
- the LOC114842433 gene encoding DLA class II histocompatibility antigen, DR-1 beta chain-like, with protein MSFVHGFFILYLLLELTAGAFYGHGVARCLFTSTDSHDATYLEQYYFNKVLMGQYNSSVGKMVGYTEHLEWLIDLLNDNEEFMDLLVWKTKRCVKSVPLVMNGLLHPVEPYVLLRSVKEATSEHPGVLICSVYNFYPKQINVTWLSDGKEITSGVTSTDEMSNGNWLYQIHSHLEYKPRDGEEITCMVEHASFKQPKLVDWEPATDPGMIKIAFTTTGLVSGLVLFIFALIYYKQKQAVRVSVPTTEVLYPEDTL; from the exons ATGTCTTTTGTTCACGGCTTCTTTATCCTCTACTTGTTGTTGGAGTTAACGGCAG GAGCGTTCTATGGACATGGCGTGGCCCGCTGCCTCTTCACTTCCACCGACAGCCATGACGCCACGTACCTGGAGCAGTACTACTTTAACAAGGTGCTAATGGGCCAGTACAACAGCTCTGTGGGCAAAATGGTTGGCTACACAGAACATTTAGAGTGGCTTATAGATCTGCTCAACGACAATGAAGAGTTTATGGATCTTCTGGTGTGGAAAACTAAACGTTGTGTAAAAAGTGTCCCACTGGTGATGAATGGCCTTCTGCACCCAG TTGAGCCCTACGTCCTcttgaggtcagtgaaggaAGCCACCAGTGAACATCCAGGCGTTCTCATTTGCAGCGTGTACAACTTTTACCCCAAACAAATCAACGTAACATGGTTGAGTGATGGAAAGGAGATAACATCTGGTGTGACCTCTACTGATGAGATGTCCAATGGGAACTGGCTTTACCAGATTCACTCACATCTGGAGTATAAACccagagatggagaggagaTCACCTGCATGGTGGAGCACGCCAGCTTCAAGCAGCCCAAGCTTGTTGACTggg AGCCTGCTACTGACCCAGGGATGATTAAAATTGCTTTTACCACAACTGGTCTAGTGTCGGGTTTGGTGCTTTTCATTTTTGCGTTGATTTActacaaacagaaacaagcag tgCGTGTTTCAGTGCCGACAACTGAG GTTTTATATCCAGAAGACACACTCTGA
- the si:ch1073-228j22.2 gene encoding SPRY domain-containing SOCS box protein 1, which produces MGLSLSSWLHGRAAGSPPSPSSGFHALAAPTSSRLLIAMNSSPVSLDGRSHWSSVHRSPHFLLSACKREAMRAPVELSSDGVRAEVGVHTGLHVWEVLWNPEHRGSHAVMGVSRQDCPLQASGYNVLVGRDSQSWGWELKTNQLWHNGQSLGCYPGKRERWSSHIQVSETPLPIPESVLLVLDADAGTLGFVVDGSFLGVAFADLPRGVELFPVVSSVRGGASIRLRYLNGTTRDPPALMDLCRLSIHQVLGMRRQNQTDRLPLPTFLQHYLLPSR; this is translated from the exons ATGGGTCTCTCTCTGTCATCTTGGCTGCACGGCCGAGCAGCTGGCAGCCCTCCATCCCCCTCATCAGGGTTCCATGCACTGGCCGCTCCcacctcctctcgcctcctgaTCGCCATGAACTCCTCACCGGTTTCCCTGGACGGCCGCTCGCACTGGAGCTCCGTGCACCGCTCCCCTCATTTTCTGCTCTCGGCCTGCAAACGGGAGGCGATGCGTGCTCCGGTGGAGCTCAGCAGCGACGGGGTGAGGGCGGAGGTGGGGGTGCACACTGGGCTTCACGTGTGGGAGGTGCTGTGGAACCCTGAACACAGAGGGAGCCATGCTGTCATGGGTGTTTCCAGGCAGGACTGTCCTCTGCAGGCCTCAGGGTACAATGTGCTGGTGGGTAGAGACTCACAGTCATGGGGCTGGGAACTCAAAACCAACCAGCTGTGGCACAATGGACAGAGTCTGGGATGTTATCCCGGAAAAAGGGAGAGGTGGTCCTCACACATCCAGGTCTCAGAGACGCCGCTCCCCATCCCTGAAAGcgtcctgctggttctggatgCGGATGCAGGCACTCTGGGGTTTGTAGTGGATGGGAGCTTTCTCGGTGTGGCCTTTGCAGACCTGCCCCGTGGGGTGGAGCTGTTCCCAGTGGTTAGCAGtgtgagaggaggagccagCATACGACTACGGTACCTGAATGGAACCACGC GTGATCCTCCTGCCCTGATGGACTTATGCCGACTGTCAATCCACCAGGTTTTAGGGATGAGGAGACAAAATCAAACAGACAGACTTCCTTTACCCACATTTCTTCAGCACTACCTGCTTCCTAGTCGTTAA